The proteins below are encoded in one region of Bacteroides uniformis:
- a CDS encoding metallophosphoesterase, whose product MKKLVYISILSLLLLSSCRSKRMITVSLPQPVMQADSTQLGDTIGLPARLSPMFTFDQSDLRNVRRQPAKGEVKKQQIKKTAPVQKVIVQRGTRITSKTTHVGSAYKGVSRIKTYDFTHRDVPAAFEGFRIAFVSDLHYKSLLKEEGLKDLVRLLIDQKADVLLIGGDFHEGCQYVPPVMAALAQVKTPLGTYAVLGNNDYEACYDDIVREMRHYGMHLLEHKVDTLRRGGERILVAGGRNPFDLGKNGTSPTLGLSPDDFVILLTHTPDYAEDVPVTNSDLILAGHTHGGQVTLFGLYAPIVPSHYGQRFLSGLKYNSKNIPMIVTNGIGTSQKAIRMFAPAEVVMIVLHRLTD is encoded by the coding sequence ATGAAGAAGTTAGTCTACATATCCATTCTTTCTCTGCTGCTCTTGTCTTCCTGCCGTTCCAAGCGGATGATTACCGTGTCGTTGCCGCAGCCAGTCATGCAGGCAGACAGCACGCAGCTTGGCGATACTATCGGGTTGCCTGCCCGCCTTTCGCCGATGTTCACCTTTGACCAGTCTGATTTGCGTAATGTCCGCCGCCAGCCGGCGAAGGGCGAGGTAAAGAAACAGCAGATAAAGAAAACGGCACCGGTACAAAAGGTAATTGTGCAGCGAGGTACAAGAATCACATCGAAAACCACCCACGTAGGCTCGGCCTATAAGGGCGTCAGCCGCATTAAGACGTACGACTTCACGCATCGCGACGTGCCTGCCGCCTTCGAGGGCTTCCGCATCGCCTTTGTCTCCGACCTGCACTACAAAAGCCTGCTGAAGGAGGAGGGATTGAAGGACCTGGTCCGCCTGCTCATAGACCAGAAGGCCGACGTGCTGCTGATTGGCGGTGACTTTCACGAAGGCTGCCAGTACGTGCCGCCCGTCATGGCTGCCCTGGCGCAAGTGAAGACGCCGTTGGGCACCTATGCCGTGCTTGGCAACAATGACTACGAGGCTTGCTATGACGACATCGTGCGCGAAATGAGGCATTATGGCATGCATCTGCTGGAGCATAAGGTGGACACCCTGCGGCGTGGCGGTGAGCGGATTCTTGTGGCGGGCGGGCGCAATCCTTTCGACTTGGGCAAGAACGGCACATCGCCCACACTCGGCCTTTCGCCCGACGATTTCGTAATCCTGCTGACGCATACGCCAGACTATGCCGAGGACGTCCCGGTGACAAACTCCGATCTCATCCTGGCCGGACACACGCATGGCGGGCAGGTGACGCTGTTCGGGCTTTATGCACCGATAGTCCCCTCGCACTACGGGCAGCGGTTCCTCTCCGGGCTGAAGTACAACTCAAAGAACATCCCGATGATTGTCACCAACGGCATCGGCACTTCGCAGAAAGCCATCCGCATGTTTGCTCCCGCAGAGGTGGTGATGATTGTGCTGCACCGGCTGACGGACTGA